Proteins encoded together in one Chitinophaga lutea window:
- a CDS encoding SusC/RagA family TonB-linked outer membrane protein, protein MKKCLRLISLAVLAFGIALAAPYTASANAGSQDTKNVSITIQVKNKNMEDVFTEISSKTGFSFHYDKSDLNLRKKVSLNCVKLPVDEVLQQLSDQTGLKFTRKNNKIIVNQETHTGGSLTAMNTDAALAQADREIRGTVRDSKGAGLPGVTVMVKNTNRGTQTAANGSYVMTANDGDVLVFRFLGFTTQELTVGTGNVYDVVLEESTRSLSEFVVTALGIEKKSKELTYSTQQLNNSDLSRVKDANVINSLAGKAAGVTISRSASGLGGTARVIMRGNKSTRENQPMYVIDGVPMANFSPSQPANVYGQSSDIQSGAGRDGGDGISNINPDDIETINILKGASAAALYGSQAANGVIIITTKKGRAGRTRIDFSSDATWESVLKKPDMQYRYAQSPGSSQPGSNQSWGPKTNVPDHTKDFFNTGATYTNSLALSGGNEIAQSYFSYSNTSSKGIIPTAKFNRHTFNFRETLKLLNDKLTADANITFVTQNAHNRPSTGFYFNPLTGLYLLPRGIDFNTYKNNYTYFSATRNMDLQNWWNINADKDWQGDPEQQNPYWILHRNGRDERRDRAMASLSLRYQLLDWLSVQARGSFDKSYDEYELKAHASTQSSLAPSNGRYTFEREFNTQLYGDLIFTANKKLSEQLSLTANLGTSITDLRTRDRNLTDVNFNSEPGLIYPNKFQLTNIDPRSLTQIQGVDKKQLQALFANAQLGFKDFLFLDLTGRNDWSSTMAYTPVASKGFFYYSAGITGVISEMVKLPAVINFAKVRFSYAKVGNDIAPYSSNQPDFTVRIVGGAPELLVKSRGPFPGTYLKPEDNRSIEAGLDVRLFDSRVSLDLTFYKNNNYRQYFEIPVSGGADDNIKINFVNLGNIQNKGIEGMLTVVPVKSKSLTWTSNINFAANQNRVVKLSDENIDGADATNRFTLTEFGSNMYGSFIQEGGSWGDIYTNRYLRYTKDGALIVDAGGKPLDSASGFYNVGNPNPKFNLGWNNSLDYKNFTLSFLIDGRFGGKVMSMTQAVLDQYGVSEATARARDNGGVDVRAVYEDGKPVNGKLDALKYYQAVSGRAGVGSVYMYSATSIRLRELALSYKIPLKSKVIRNLQVGVIGRNLFFLKNDAPFDPEVSAGGDNRLQGIDVFGQPATRSVGASLKVGF, encoded by the coding sequence ATGAAAAAATGCTTACGCCTGATTTCCCTGGCCGTGCTTGCATTTGGCATTGCGCTGGCGGCTCCTTACACCGCCAGTGCCAATGCCGGGTCGCAGGACACTAAAAATGTCAGTATCACCATCCAGGTCAAGAACAAGAACATGGAGGATGTGTTTACTGAAATTTCCTCGAAAACGGGCTTCAGTTTCCATTACGACAAATCCGATTTGAACCTCCGCAAGAAGGTGTCTTTAAACTGCGTGAAGCTGCCTGTAGATGAGGTGCTCCAACAGCTGTCAGACCAAACCGGACTGAAATTTACAAGAAAAAACAATAAAATCATAGTAAACCAGGAAACGCACACCGGCGGCTCCCTGACTGCTATGAACACGGACGCTGCCCTTGCGCAGGCCGACAGGGAAATCCGCGGCACCGTACGGGACAGTAAAGGCGCAGGCCTCCCCGGCGTAACCGTCATGGTCAAAAATACCAACCGCGGCACGCAGACCGCCGCAAACGGTTCGTATGTGATGACCGCCAACGATGGTGATGTGCTCGTATTCCGTTTTTTGGGGTTTACCACCCAGGAGCTAACGGTGGGCACAGGTAATGTGTATGACGTGGTGCTCGAAGAAAGCACCCGCTCCCTCAGCGAATTCGTGGTAACGGCGCTGGGCATTGAAAAGAAATCAAAAGAGCTGACGTACTCCACGCAACAGCTGAACAATAGCGACCTCAGCCGGGTAAAAGACGCGAACGTGATCAACAGTCTCGCCGGTAAAGCCGCAGGCGTGACCATCAGCAGAAGCGCTTCCGGCCTCGGCGGCACGGCCCGCGTGATCATGCGCGGCAACAAATCGACCCGCGAAAACCAGCCCATGTACGTGATAGACGGCGTGCCCATGGCTAACTTCTCGCCCTCACAGCCGGCCAACGTGTACGGCCAGTCGTCAGACATCCAGTCAGGTGCCGGCCGCGACGGCGGCGACGGTATCTCCAACATCAACCCGGACGATATCGAAACCATCAACATCCTCAAAGGCGCATCCGCAGCCGCCCTGTACGGCAGCCAGGCCGCCAACGGCGTGATCATCATCACGACCAAAAAAGGCCGCGCCGGCAGAACGCGCATCGACTTTTCTTCAGACGCCACCTGGGAATCCGTACTGAAGAAACCGGACATGCAGTACCGCTATGCCCAGTCGCCCGGCTCATCGCAGCCCGGCAGCAACCAGAGCTGGGGGCCCAAAACGAATGTGCCCGATCATACCAAAGACTTTTTCAATACCGGCGCTACCTATACCAACAGCCTCGCGCTGAGCGGCGGCAACGAAATCGCGCAGTCGTATTTCTCCTACTCCAATACCAGCAGCAAAGGCATCATACCCACCGCCAAATTCAACCGGCACACTTTCAACTTCCGCGAAACGCTGAAGTTGCTCAACGACAAACTGACGGCCGACGCGAACATCACCTTCGTGACGCAGAACGCGCATAACAGGCCTAGCACCGGTTTTTATTTCAACCCGCTCACCGGCTTATACCTGTTGCCCCGCGGTATTGATTTTAATACCTACAAAAACAATTACACCTATTTTTCCGCTACCCGGAACATGGACCTCCAGAACTGGTGGAACATCAATGCCGATAAAGACTGGCAGGGCGATCCCGAACAGCAGAATCCTTACTGGATTTTACACCGCAACGGCCGCGATGAAAGAAGAGACCGCGCCATGGCTTCCCTTTCCCTGCGTTACCAGCTGCTCGACTGGCTGAGCGTGCAGGCCCGCGGCAGTTTCGATAAAAGCTACGACGAATACGAACTGAAAGCGCATGCCAGCACACAATCGTCACTGGCGCCTTCCAACGGCCGCTACACGTTCGAGCGTGAGTTCAACACACAGCTGTACGGCGACCTGATTTTTACGGCCAATAAAAAACTCAGCGAACAACTGAGCCTCACCGCCAACCTGGGTACGAGCATTACCGACCTGCGGACCCGCGACAGGAACCTGACCGATGTGAACTTCAACTCCGAGCCCGGTCTCATCTACCCGAACAAGTTCCAGCTGACGAACATCGACCCGCGTTCGCTCACCCAGATTCAGGGCGTCGATAAAAAACAGCTGCAGGCGCTGTTCGCCAATGCACAGCTGGGTTTCAAAGACTTCCTGTTCCTGGACCTGACCGGCCGTAACGACTGGTCGAGCACCATGGCATATACGCCCGTGGCCAGCAAAGGCTTCTTTTATTACTCCGCCGGTATCACCGGTGTGATCAGCGAGATGGTGAAACTGCCTGCCGTAATCAACTTCGCGAAAGTGCGTTTCTCTTATGCCAAGGTGGGTAACGACATTGCGCCCTACAGTTCCAATCAGCCCGACTTTACCGTGCGGATAGTAGGCGGCGCGCCGGAACTGCTGGTGAAAAGCCGCGGCCCTTTCCCCGGCACCTATCTGAAGCCGGAAGACAACCGTTCGATTGAAGCCGGCCTGGACGTTCGTTTGTTCGACAGCCGCGTATCGCTCGACCTGACATTCTACAAAAACAACAACTACCGCCAGTACTTTGAGATTCCCGTATCCGGCGGTGCGGACGACAATATCAAGATCAACTTCGTGAACCTCGGCAACATCCAGAACAAAGGGATTGAAGGGATGCTGACGGTGGTGCCTGTAAAGTCCAAATCACTCACATGGACGTCTAACATCAACTTTGCCGCGAATCAGAACAGGGTGGTAAAACTCTCTGACGAAAACATTGACGGTGCGGACGCCACCAACCGTTTTACCTTGACGGAATTCGGCTCCAACATGTACGGTTCTTTCATCCAGGAAGGCGGTTCATGGGGGGACATTTACACCAACCGCTACTTGCGCTACACCAAAGACGGCGCGCTGATCGTGGATGCCGGCGGCAAGCCGCTCGACAGTGCCAGCGGTTTTTACAACGTGGGCAATCCCAACCCGAAATTCAACCTCGGCTGGAACAACTCCCTCGATTATAAAAACTTCACGCTGAGCTTCCTCATCGACGGCCGTTTCGGCGGCAAGGTGATGAGCATGACGCAGGCTGTGCTGGATCAGTACGGCGTGAGCGAAGCCACAGCCAGGGCCCGCGACAATGGCGGGGTAGACGTGAGGGCGGTGTATGAAGACGGCAAGCCCGTGAACGGCAAACTCGACGCGCTGAAGTATTACCAGGCCGTGAGCGGTCGCGCCGGTGTAGGCTCGGTTTACATGTACAGCGCTACCAGCATCCGTTTGCGCGAACTGGCGCTCAGCTATAAAATTCCGCTGAAGTCGAAAGTGATCCGCAACCTGCAGGTAGGCGTGATCGGCCGCAACCTGTTTTTCCTGAAGAACGACGCGCCGTTTGATCCTGAGGTGAGCGCCGGTGGCGACAACCGCCTGCAGGGTATCGACGTGTTCGGTCAGCCCGCCACACGCAGCGTGGGGGCCAGTCTGAAAGTAGGATTTTAA
- a CDS encoding RNA polymerase sigma factor has translation MFNSFSDEQLLSLLKESNIAAFNTIYERYSRPLYLYILSKTDRGETSKDLLQDLFTTLWEKRFQLDIHQSLRSYLYQSVRHKIIDLYRKDVTYRKYLQQLIEHFDAQPHNIAETYDYKAKATEIFEAINRLPVKMKEIFMLSRFENLSIEQIATRLDLSQQTVKNQISKALKILRSNYTRTDLLGLAVLLSIL, from the coding sequence ATGTTCAACAGTTTTTCTGACGAGCAACTGCTATCTCTCCTGAAAGAAAGCAACATAGCGGCGTTCAACACGATTTACGAACGTTACAGCCGTCCATTATACCTTTACATCCTCAGCAAAACGGACCGCGGCGAAACCAGCAAGGATCTGTTGCAGGATCTTTTTACAACGCTCTGGGAAAAACGTTTTCAGCTGGACATTCATCAGTCGCTCCGCTCTTATTTATACCAGAGTGTGCGCCACAAGATCATCGACCTGTACCGCAAGGATGTGACCTACCGCAAGTACCTCCAGCAACTGATCGAACACTTCGACGCACAGCCTCACAATATTGCAGAAACATATGATTATAAGGCAAAGGCCACCGAAATTTTCGAGGCCATTAACCGCCTGCCAGTTAAAATGAAAGAGATATTCATGCTGAGCCGTTTCGAAAATCTCAGCATCGAACAGATCGCCACCCGGCTGGATCTGTCGCAGCAAACCGTGAAGAACCAGATCTCCAAAGCACTGAAAATCCTCCGCAGTAATTACACCCGGACGGACTTGCTGGGGCTGGCGGTGTTGTTATCCATCCTGTAG
- a CDS encoding ribbon-helix-helix domain-containing protein, with translation MSGKEKKSFVLRVDNAMYEALERWAADEFRSVNGQMEWIIAKALREAGRDKKGKDKKT, from the coding sequence ATGAGTGGAAAGGAGAAAAAATCTTTCGTATTAAGAGTCGACAACGCCATGTACGAAGCGCTGGAACGCTGGGCGGCGGACGAATTCCGCAGCGTCAACGGGCAGATGGAATGGATCATCGCCAAAGCGTTGCGGGAAGCGGGGCGCGACAAAAAAGGGAAAGACAAAAAGACCTGA
- a CDS encoding M1 family metallopeptidase, whose product MKHKLLLCLLAAPMLLRAQNPGSNHGNRFEQLGYLLADPNVYRSASGVPGPKYWQQRADYDITAELDDAKQRLTGSETITYYNNSPDPLTYIWLQLDENEHRPEVDSRNFDGSKMTEKLSGAGLRDILGVEAGKGVNITKVTDAAGKTLPYIINQTMMRIDLPKAMAPGEKIRFNIDWWYNISDRNVYHGRGGYEYFPEDGNYLYTMTQWYPRLAVYSDFQGWQNKQFTGRGEFALTFGNFKVRMTVPADHIVGATGECRNYKEVLTAAQFQRWQQAQSASAPLEVVPLAEAQQAMKSKATAKKTWVYEAENVRDFAWTSSRRLVWDAMATNIEGKKVMAMSYYGQEAYPLYRRYSTKAVAHTLRVYSKHTIPYPYPVAISVEAANGMEYPMICFNYGRAEKDGTYSEATKYGAISVIIHEVGHNFFPMIVNSDERQWTWMDEGLNTFCQFLAEQEWDNNYPSRRGPAHKIVEYMNLPKDQLEPVMSNSENITHFGPNAYAKPATALNILRETVMGRELFDYAFKEYSRRWAFKHPTPTDLFRTMEDASAVDLDWFWRGWFFGTEPVDIALDSVKWYRMDSKNPAVENKLSQQDAAKDAEHIAQARNREKGVKFAVEQDTSLQDFYNKWDRYAVTPDQQDAYQKMQAGLSAEEKSLFENKKNFYELHFRNVGGNVMPLIIEWTFTDGTRETDRISAYIWRHNENEVTKVFAKDKPVKAIRLDPYRETADIDETNNSWPREAVPSKFELFQREMRARGASTGGNPMQKAQQQ is encoded by the coding sequence CCCGAAATACTGGCAGCAGCGGGCGGACTATGATATCACCGCTGAACTGGACGATGCGAAACAGCGCCTCACCGGCTCCGAAACCATCACCTACTACAATAATTCCCCCGACCCGCTCACCTACATCTGGCTGCAGCTCGACGAAAACGAGCACCGCCCGGAGGTGGACAGCCGGAACTTCGACGGGTCGAAAATGACGGAGAAGCTGAGCGGCGCCGGTTTGCGCGATATCCTCGGCGTGGAAGCGGGCAAGGGCGTCAACATCACCAAAGTGACCGACGCCGCCGGCAAAACGCTGCCATACATCATCAACCAGACCATGATGCGGATCGACCTCCCCAAGGCGATGGCGCCCGGTGAAAAAATCCGTTTCAATATCGACTGGTGGTATAACATTTCCGACCGCAACGTGTACCACGGCCGCGGCGGGTACGAATATTTCCCGGAAGACGGCAACTACCTCTACACCATGACGCAGTGGTATCCCCGCCTCGCGGTGTATTCCGACTTCCAGGGCTGGCAGAATAAACAGTTCACCGGCAGGGGAGAGTTCGCCCTCACCTTCGGGAACTTCAAGGTGCGCATGACGGTGCCGGCCGACCACATTGTGGGCGCTACGGGCGAATGCCGCAACTATAAGGAAGTGCTCACCGCGGCGCAGTTCCAGCGCTGGCAGCAAGCGCAATCCGCCAGCGCCCCGCTGGAAGTGGTGCCCCTGGCGGAAGCGCAACAGGCCATGAAAAGCAAAGCCACCGCTAAAAAGACCTGGGTATATGAAGCGGAAAACGTGCGTGACTTCGCCTGGACGTCCAGCCGCCGCCTCGTTTGGGATGCGATGGCCACCAACATCGAAGGTAAAAAAGTGATGGCCATGAGTTATTACGGCCAGGAAGCTTACCCGCTGTACCGCCGCTACTCCACCAAAGCGGTCGCCCATACCCTCCGCGTATATTCCAAACACACCATCCCCTATCCATATCCCGTGGCGATTTCCGTGGAAGCCGCCAACGGCATGGAATACCCGATGATCTGCTTTAACTATGGCCGCGCGGAGAAAGACGGGACCTATTCCGAAGCAACGAAGTACGGGGCCATCAGTGTGATCATCCATGAGGTGGGGCATAACTTTTTCCCCATGATCGTGAACTCCGACGAGCGCCAGTGGACCTGGATGGACGAAGGCCTCAACACCTTCTGCCAGTTTTTGGCCGAGCAGGAGTGGGATAATAACTATCCCTCCCGCCGCGGGCCCGCCCACAAAATCGTGGAGTACATGAACCTGCCGAAAGACCAGCTGGAGCCTGTGATGAGCAATTCCGAGAACATCACGCACTTCGGCCCCAATGCATACGCGAAACCCGCCACCGCGCTCAACATCCTCCGCGAAACAGTGATGGGCCGCGAGCTGTTCGACTATGCGTTCAAAGAATATTCCCGCCGCTGGGCATTCAAACATCCCACGCCCACCGACCTGTTCCGTACGATGGAAGATGCATCTGCCGTTGATTTGGACTGGTTCTGGAGAGGATGGTTCTTTGGTACCGAGCCGGTAGACATTGCGCTGGACAGCGTGAAATGGTACCGGATGGACAGCAAGAATCCCGCAGTAGAAAATAAACTCTCGCAGCAGGACGCCGCAAAGGATGCAGAGCACATCGCCCAGGCCCGCAACCGCGAGAAGGGTGTGAAGTTTGCCGTAGAACAGGATACCAGCCTGCAGGACTTTTATAACAAATGGGACCGTTACGCCGTTACGCCCGACCAGCAGGATGCCTACCAGAAAATGCAGGCCGGCCTCAGCGCAGAGGAAAAAAGCCTGTTCGAAAACAAAAAGAATTTCTACGAATTACATTTCAGGAACGTGGGGGGCAACGTAATGCCGCTGATCATCGAGTGGACATTCACCGACGGCACCAGGGAAACAGACCGTATTTCCGCCTACATCTGGCGGCATAACGAAAACGAAGTCACCAAAGTGTTCGCGAAAGACAAACCGGTAAAGGCCATCCGCCTCGATCCTTACCGCGAAACGGCCGATATCGATGAAACCAATAACAGCTGGCCCCGTGAGGCAGTGCCGTCCAAATTTGAATTATTCCAGCGGGAAATGCGCGCCAGAGGTGCCTCTACCGGCGGCAACCCGATGCAGAAGGCGCAGCAGCAATAG
- a CDS encoding FecR family protein: MDIEQIKKVLERYTQGKCTDEEIRVIEQWFASVNQHRSAMIDDDFLKEQLEDVRSRIHEQITVPVVEISARRKPWRRWLYTGAAAMVAGIIIFSLINRQGPASLPENPANPAVQSAVVKTNKVIRDGYVEISTTKGATEKIVLADGSTVSLNASSRLRYPEKFSGSTRTIYLEEGEAFFKVASDPAHPFIVQSGDVATTALGTSFNIRAYSREKKITVALITGKVKVDHAQKPKPVILLPSERVSIDCESAFMAKTTFDKEDDVVGWKLGFLVFKDASYDEVMAEIENRYNVTVINESGKTEWRYTGSFKDENLQDIIETICLTKNISYTIKNDTIFLKSKN; encoded by the coding sequence GTGGATATTGAACAGATAAAAAAAGTCCTGGAACGGTACACCCAGGGCAAGTGCACGGACGAAGAGATCCGGGTGATAGAGCAGTGGTTTGCCAGTGTGAACCAGCACCGTTCCGCGATGATCGACGACGATTTCCTGAAAGAGCAGCTGGAGGATGTGCGTTCCCGTATTCACGAACAGATTACCGTGCCCGTGGTGGAAATATCCGCCCGCCGCAAGCCCTGGCGCCGATGGCTGTATACAGGCGCCGCCGCCATGGTGGCCGGCATCATCATATTTTCCCTGATAAACAGGCAGGGGCCTGCCTCACTTCCTGAAAACCCGGCCAATCCGGCGGTACAATCTGCTGTGGTGAAAACGAATAAAGTAATCAGAGACGGTTACGTGGAAATTTCGACCACCAAAGGCGCCACGGAAAAGATTGTACTTGCTGATGGCTCCACCGTCAGCCTGAATGCCTCATCGCGCCTGCGTTACCCCGAGAAATTCAGCGGCAGCACCCGCACGATCTATCTCGAAGAAGGGGAGGCCTTCTTTAAAGTGGCCAGCGACCCGGCGCATCCGTTCATCGTACAGTCGGGCGATGTAGCCACCACCGCGCTCGGTACCTCCTTCAACATCCGCGCGTATTCCCGCGAAAAGAAAATCACCGTGGCGCTCATTACGGGTAAAGTGAAAGTAGATCACGCGCAGAAACCGAAACCGGTGATACTGCTGCCCAGCGAGCGCGTGAGTATCGACTGCGAATCCGCGTTCATGGCAAAAACAACCTTTGATAAAGAAGACGATGTGGTAGGCTGGAAACTGGGTTTCCTCGTGTTTAAAGATGCGTCGTACGACGAGGTGATGGCGGAAATAGAAAACAGGTACAATGTAACGGTGATCAACGAAAGCGGTAAAACCGAGTGGCGTTATACAGGTTCCTTCAAAGACGAAAATCTCCAGGATATTATCGAAACCATTTGTTTAACCAAAAACATCAGCTACACGATCAAAAACGACACAATTTTCCTAAAAAGCAAAAACTAG
- a CDS encoding SPFH domain-containing protein, with the protein MEKIIQPMSGYLAFVLCILTALAAGYAFFAGWEVAGVILIVLFIFITKGIMIVNPNHARVLTFFGKYVGSVKQNGLLWINPLYGSHRISLRANNLNGQTLKVNDKMGNPIEIAAVIVWQVSDTYKAVFEVEGYQQYVQIQSEAAVRHLATSCPYDRMEDENADITLRDGGEKVNDMLEQELNARLAAAGITVKEARISHLAYAPEIAGAMLQRQQATAIVAARSKIVEGAVGMVEMALEQLSRKQIVTLDEERKAAMVSNLMVVLCGEKAATPVLNTGSLYQ; encoded by the coding sequence ATGGAAAAGATCATTCAGCCTATGAGCGGCTACCTGGCCTTTGTTCTCTGCATTCTCACGGCTCTTGCGGCAGGCTATGCCTTTTTCGCCGGCTGGGAGGTGGCAGGCGTTATCCTTATTGTTCTTTTTATTTTTATCACTAAAGGCATCATGATCGTTAACCCGAACCATGCCCGCGTGCTCACCTTCTTCGGAAAGTATGTGGGCAGCGTGAAACAGAACGGCCTGTTATGGATCAACCCGCTGTACGGCTCGCACAGGATTTCCCTGCGCGCCAACAACCTCAACGGCCAGACCCTCAAAGTAAACGACAAGATGGGCAACCCCATTGAAATCGCCGCCGTGATCGTATGGCAGGTGAGCGATACCTACAAAGCGGTATTCGAAGTGGAAGGTTACCAGCAATATGTACAGATACAAAGTGAAGCGGCTGTGCGCCACCTGGCCACCAGTTGCCCGTACGACCGGATGGAAGATGAAAACGCAGACATCACCCTGCGCGACGGCGGGGAGAAAGTGAACGACATGCTCGAGCAGGAACTGAACGCCCGCCTCGCCGCGGCCGGCATCACCGTAAAAGAAGCGCGCATCAGCCATCTGGCTTATGCCCCGGAAATCGCAGGCGCCATGCTGCAGCGCCAGCAGGCCACCGCCATCGTGGCAGCCCGCTCCAAAATCGTGGAAGGCGCCGTAGGCATGGTGGAAATGGCCCTCGAACAATTGTCGCGTAAACAGATCGTTACGCTCGACGAAGAAAGGAAAGCAGCCATGGTGAGCAACCTCATGGTAGTGCTGTGTGGTGAAAAAGCCGCCACCCCCGTATTGAATACCGGTTCATTATATCAATAG